The Alosa alosa isolate M-15738 ecotype Scorff River chromosome 3, AALO_Geno_1.1, whole genome shotgun sequence nucleotide sequence tccatccatccatccctttaTCCATCCatatatctatccatccatccatccctttaTCCATCCATCACTTGGAACTCAAAGCACTGGCGGAGATGCTCATTTTAGGAGGTCGTTTTCACGCACCTTCGACTTCCGGTCTGACGAGGTCCAACATCTGGCAGAGGCAGTCCTGGAAGGGCAGGGGCTCGATGGCCATGGTCTCCAGCTTCTGGCACTGCTCCTCATAGAAGTACTGCAGCTCGTACATGGACAGCACTCCGTCCCCATCCAGGTCCATACAGCGGAACCAGTACTCTATGCTGCACAGGgaagagagaatagaggagtgtattgtgtgtgtagagtgtgtgtgtgtgtgtgtgtgtgtgacagctgaGACTCTGCTATATTATATTCACTAGATCAATTCAATCAGTGGCTGTCTAAGCAGACAACCTGTTACAAGGATATCCTACTAAAATGAAGCTGAAGGTTAATCTGTTATATTTTCTTCATGACAGGAAATGTAATACATACTAACCTTTCTTacagatacagtacatgtgtttCACTCCTTCAATTCAATGCCATTCAATCATTTAACCTTCCAAGGTGTTCGTATGATCATCCTGCCACCATTTATGTTTAAGTTATGACCAGAGGCCTTGTGAATGTCAGCAACATATGAGACGAGGCTGATAGCAGCCAGGTGATTAGCATCTCTGATAAGTTATGACCAGGGGCCTTGTGAATGTCACCAACATTAAGAGACGAGGCATCTCTGAGTGCCCACCTGGTCTCGGTCCTCTTGTCCTCTTCGGAGATGATGAACCACACAAAGTCAGCATAGGTCAGCCGGCCCTCCTTGTGGACTCTCCGGTCCCtgtgaaaaaacacacacacacaatgaaacacTCACCTTCTGAGGTCTAAACTACAAGTAGAGAAATATGAGCTCCATTCAGCCATTAGAACTGACTGTCCAATGCAGCAGGAGCATTTCATAGGGTCTACACAAAGGCATGAAACAACATGGCGTATTGTTATATTACCTCGTGACTGCTCCAGAGAATATCCTCTCCATCATGCGGTTGGAAATGGCTGGTGGGGGAGACGTGGGGGGCAAAAGGAGATGAAAAAACCACAAGCATAAAAATTTCACCCATCATGGCTTACAGACTGGTCAGGCTGCACTGCTTCAGGACATAAATCCCTCCACAACACCCGTTTATACTTAACCCCCCAGCGTCCTTTATCGCTTCCATACCAGGAATACACTGGCCAGGCCTGGGTCTGAGAGAGCTGACGCAGACAGACACTGCGTCATTCTTCCCTcaggaaactctctctctctcacacacacacacagacacacacagtccctaTTGATCTATTCTTAATGCCCTTCTCTGCTACCCACAGGCCATGAGGCAGGAGCATGAGCTTTGATGGAGAGGAGAAACATGGGACTTCACCATCAGCCATGGGAAGTGTGTGAGCTATTCTGTCAAGGTACGGCACTTGGTCATCCAAAATCCACACTTACTTCAAAAGTCAAAAGGTCAGGAGTAAAACAATGGCTGTTTCCATAGTAACATTCTGATATTATGACAATACTCCGAATAGGACACTGCCATGTAAACACCTAATTACCATTATCCAGCATCATTAACCAGAGTCTCTAAGTGGACTTTGTAACAGCAAAAATGATGATATATTGtgttatttaaaagaaaagctCAATATTCAGAATATTTCTGTACATGTAAATATAGTGACAAGCAAGAAAAAGAAcagagggatagatagatagatagatagatagatagatattttattgatccccaggggaaattgaAGATGACAAAGTAGAAGGAAAAGCAGgagaaaagtaaaaagtaagGGAATAAAAGTGGATAAggtgtgtgagattgtgagCAGATTACCATGGTCATTGTGCCGCGCCAGGTCTTTCTGGTCGATGAAGAGATCATGGTCTGTGTCTAGTTCCCAGAACTTGCAGTAGATGACGTAGAAATGCTCATAGGAGAAGTACTCAGTCAGCTGGttcacatcctcctcctcctccagcaaaGCCACGTTCTGTCatccacacaacaaacaaacaaacaaacaaaacaaacaaacaaacaaacaaagacacccCTGTAAACATCCACACATAGGATGGATGACATGTGGTGGTGACCGGAGTGGTGAGACGGGGCTTGGTGCCGTACCTGGAGAAAGCTGCTCTTGCAGAGCTCTGGGCAGGTGATCTTGCCTGTCCATGACCTGTTGACGTTATAGAATATTCTCTGGACTACCTGTGGATGGAGCAAACAAAATCACATTCAATAAAGTATTTAATGCAACACAATTTTTGACATTATTAGTTACATTGCTCAGCAAATACACatgcttgagagagagaaaataataatttactCAGTTTTGTCATTGTATAGGTtattgttttggttcattgaccaaTTTTAATAAATTTACAAAAAGCCAACATTTAGAAAATGCAAAAAGGAAAGAACAAGGATAAAAAGAGAAGAGTGATGAATGAGGTGACAGACTAAGAGAAAGGGAAGCTGGCTCAGAGGGAGATGGACTGATGATAGTGCAGTTCAGACTAAGAGAAAGGGAAGCTGGCTCAGAGGGAGATGGACTGATGATAGTGCAGTTCACACAAAGCCGTACCGTGGTGATGTAGCGCGAGTGGAAGTCCGCCGCCTCCTTCAAAAAGGCAAGGCCAGTGTGTGAGTTCAccacatcctgtgtgtgtgtgtgtgtgtgtgtgtgtgtgtgtgtgtgtgtgtgtgtgtgagagagagagacagaaagagggaaacACATTTTAGATTCTCTGTATTCactcaaagacagacacacataaaaactGAACTTTGAGACACAATTACAAAGACGCAAAAGAAAAGCAAAATATTCAAAAACGTGAGATCAGTGTGTGCACGTCTTTTAAGTGGTCATACAAGAGACATACAGGCAACCTTCCTTCCTcaggccccacacacacacccacacacacacacactgcgccaCGCTAAAGACGGCGAGAGCCCTCGGAACAAAGGGAGGTTTAGCGCGAGGGCAGGAGGACTCACAGGGCTCGTTTCCTAAGGCGACCGACCAGGCTTTTCATGTGGCCTGCCCCCGCTGAATAGTAAATCTACTATACGTCCCCCCACAAAATGAAAAGCAAAACCTTTCTATTATTACTCCagctcatgtttttttttttctctcctccctcttatTCCTCTCTCCCATCTGCGCTGGGCATGAGAGTGGGATTCTGACATGTGCAAGCACGCAGAGAGGTGGCAATAAAAATTATTACGGCTTATTTTTTTAGTTTAGAGAGGggcgggtatgtgtgtgtatgcatatggtgtgtgtgttaaaaagcatgtgtatgtatgtgtgtgcacatacatacatacatacatacacatacatacatacatacatacatgcgatgttattacatacatacatacatacatacatatgaatgtgtgtgtatgtatataagtTCTCAGTGACCCCTTTTCCCCCCTATGTGGCAAAATTAAATCATAGCAAAACACATAAATCAGCGGCTGCTGCAGGCCGGGTGGGGACAGGCCCGTCCACTCTGCCGCAATACTTCCTTCATTCATCACAGCAGTCAGGACTGCTTTGGCTGGAGCCGCGTGCCGCTAATGAAAAGGGAGACGGCCGGCGTGGGCTGCCCGCTGAGGGCTCACCACCACCGGGCCGCCCAGGACGCCCACGCCAGCCTGAATATGGATGACGCGTCCATCACCGCCACGCTacgccacgcacgcacgccttCCTGCCTGCCACCGGGCATGATGGGAGAGCGGGGCCAGCACAGCAAATAAGGTCTGCCCTCGCTTTCTTTACGTCCTTCACTCTGTTGCCCCCCCGTTTATTGcccctccttcacacacacacactctctaaccGTCCCCAAGTGCTCTTTGCTCCCCTCATCCTCTGCCCAAAAACACTTTCTATTCCATAAACAAGGTGTGAAATGTAAGAAATCAATGGTCAAGAACACCCTACGTCGAGAATGCTGAATGGAaaagatttttttattatatatatatatatatatatatatatatatatatatatattatttatttcatattgccAAGTTAAtaccagaaaaaaaacatggattAAGACAACATATCATTAGTACCAGGGAGTCAAAGGCCTGTGGCATCTGTGCATTCCAACCTATAGTTACGCTCTACCTGCTGTTGAGCTTGTGCTGCAGATCAGGACCTCTACTAAAAATACCACTGCACcatccggtgtgtgtgtgtgtgtgtgtgtgtgtgtgtgtgtgtgtgtcctgaggtTGTGCTTTCCTGATCCCCCCACACCCATTCCACCATCCCGATCAGCGGTgcctgggctgtgtgtgtgtgtgactgtatgtgaatgtgtgtgcgtgtgagagtgtgtgcgacCAAGATACAGGAAGGTGGGGtggcgagagagagcgagcttgtatgtgtgtgtgtggtggggcagcctgtgtgtgtgtgtgtgtgtgtgtgtgtgtgtgtgtgtggtgaagcaGCCCGTGTGTAAAGGCAGGTGTGTGGGGTgggcagccctgtgtgtgtgtgtgtgtgtgtgtattcagccCAGAGTCTTAGGAAGCAAAGTAAATGGGCAGATCCGCCGTCCCATAATCCGTATAGGAACGGAACAAAGTCCCTTGAACCCAAGTAATTACAGCCAGGCTTGGCCAAAAGGTGCAGAAATTTGGATGCGTCATCGTGACAGGTCTGCAGTGttctggagaggagagaacagatgGCAGGGTCAGGGCTTTGgagcggcagagagagagagagagagagagagagagagagagagagagagagagagagagagagagagagagagagagaaagaaagaaagacagcagAAAGAGAAGGATGAAAAGAAAGCAAGGGAAGATGGCAAAAAAGGACTGAACGATGGAGACAGggaaattaaaagaaataaagatTTCCCTTCCAAATGCAGAAGTCTCCAGGCCTGGTGGAAATTAACTTTCAGAATTCATTCTCAAGTCATGTTTTCGGGTCGTACACCAAACGAAAGGGATTATGACATAATGAGCCATTACAAACAACAAAGTCCGCGGAGCTGGCCACTGCCTGCCTCGTCTTTGGGGGGGATGGAGCATGAATGGTGAAACAAGCACGCTACTCCAcaataatcaatcaatcaatcagtacATGGCTTGGTTCTgaattaaccccccccccccccccccccccccccccccccccccccccccccactgttTGTATCCAGGTCAAGCTCATATATTCAGAGCTGGACATGCAAGCGCCCTTGTCGTGGGCCCTCATTGTTGTGGGTGACGAGAGCTTTGAGAAAAGCCAATGACATGcagtcacacaaaaaaaaaagccccaTTGTCTTAATACTTTTCTCCACACATGTCACTAAATCCTGTGAACGACACGAATCCGCCCCGTCCTCCAGCCGCTATCAGAACAACAAGCCCAGCAGAGAAAACCCACAAGCCcgcagcatatatatatatatatatatatatatatatatatatatatatgctatagATACATATAGCAGAGAGCAAGACataaaagtatatataagttatatatgctatatatatatatatatatatatatatatatatatatatacatatataggagtatatatatatatatataaagaaatatatatatatatatatatgcaagagtatatatatatatatgtatatatatatatatatatatatatatatatttttccgCTATACGCCACATTAATGCTTCCATTATCAGTCATTAATAGTTACCGTCATTACACGCTCATTGCATACCGTCATACTACCGCCTGGTCATTGACGCCGCCATATTATCATTACACACATAGTTATTAATACGTTAGTCGCCATTACggttattattactattgtcGCAGAGCATTACTATTATTGAGccattattgttatttattaatattaatattattgatacattaatattaataatacacaTTAGAGACCgccaatagagagagagacgccaGATAGGCAGAGAGAGATTGGCATTAATAAGAGAGATTAAGCCACATTAGACGCCATTGTCGCCATTACTGGTTATTAAAGAGAAACTCTGTCGCCGCCATTGTCGCCattaggcagagagagagagaggccagagagagagagagataagagccagagagagagacagagagagaggagagagtatatatatataagagagCAGATgatatatatatgagagagagagagtgtatatatatatatatatatatatatatatatatatatatatatatatatatatatataatatatatatatatatatatatatatatatatatatatatatatatatatatatatatatattctaaccCAAATCATGTAAAACCATTACAGCACAGAACCAAAAAACGCCCTTCGAGAGTCGGGTAAACCAAACTAACACAGTAATAACTATGTACTAACTTCACACTCATGCAAAAGTAAAAGCAACTCCAACAACCCGTTTTAGCTAACCCAACAAAGGGCTTTTATGGAGAAATTGAGAGAAATTGGAGaaagcaaagaaagagagaaatatggGATAacgcaaataaaataaaagaagagGGTTAATAATCCCTTTCCAGTCCCTTTGCAGTGACCACAGCCTGTAAACAATGGCCACCTGCAGGAGAGCAGAGTTGAGCAGGCCAAGAGTGAAGTGTAAtgtaatacgtgtgtgtgtacacgcattTTTTGCATGTGTAAAAGGAGGTACAAATTATTATGTGTAAAAAAACATATcttgtcacgtgtgtgtgtgtgtgttaatgcgaTGTGTGTAGGTACAAAGACGTAGTGTCGCGGCGCGCGTAGGTGTGCGCCGGTGGGGATTGACGCTGAGGCGTGTGTGTTATTGataacgtgcgtgtgtgtgtgtgcagggttgaTAGGTCcagtttgtctgtgttttcCAGCTGTCAGCCCATTCTCTCTAGTCAGGCGGTCGCGTCATGCACGGGCCAGGAAAACTACTCCCATCCGAGGAGGAAAGATCTAGGTCCAGACCTTTTCACACCTGCCGCTctgacatgcacaaacaccgGTGGCccgaggagaggataggagagcaACTCCTGATTGTGTTTGttaatctgtgtttgtgtttgtgtatgtgtcgatgtgttggggggggggaacCCATTATCAGCCCAAAGTCCCCAAGGGGAACCAATCAGGCAGTTAAAGGTCTCTTCAGGTCACGAGTGTGACACACTGTGTGGGAGCCAGGATAATATTTTTCTATTGGTTAGAAGGGAGAGGGTGCGTGACTGTTAGAccgagtgtgtgagtgcgagtgagtgagggagcgaATGTGGGCGAGGATGAGTGTGTAGAAATTtaagtgcgagagagagagagagactgagatggagaaagagagcgagtgagagggatggagaggagagggagagtgtgtgtgagtgagaaagagagagagcgagtgagagggatggagaggagagggagagtgtgagcaGAAAGATGAGAAGTGAGTGAGAggatggaaggagagaaagtgaaagtgagaaagggagagagcgagtgagagcgAATAAAACAGCCCCTCCAACTTGTAAACAGTTATGAGCTTGAGCTAATTACGCTAATGACAACAATTTGCTGGGTGGCAGGGGAGAGCTAGAGGCTACCACGTTACAAATCAGCCTCTTACCTTGGCAACGTTGCCCATGTCCTCAATGGTGGCCCTTTCATTGGGGAATTGGGAAAATATTTTCTCTATCTTGGAAATGAGATGGTCGATGTTGAGGTTGGCTTTGGTCAGCCTCGGGGAAGTAGAACTTTAAAACGCTTTCCACTAGCTACCGACGAATGGGCCTCCCTTTTCTTGACCTGGGCCTGCCAAAACAGACAGAAATAAACACCGTTAGCCACGGGGCTCACCGCCCCCTCCCATGCTCACATTACCAACCTCACCCTCAgaaaccacccccaccccttccccaTGCCATCCACTCACTCCACCACACCCATTCACAAGAGTTATGGTTGCTCAGCAAATTGCACCTCTATGAGCCttttccttccctcctctcctctcctctccctcccaacTACAGCCTCTGCCGGAGTTCAATTAAGATGTGTCAAGTGACATTGGCATGTGTAAAATAGGCCATTAGGAGCCATTTTGCCCGGCGCCAGAGCTCCATGATGGACGCCGCGTGGCTTGGGCAGCAGCGCTTGGCCTCCCAAACCACAATTACCCACCAGAAGGGATGGCTCCGGAGGTGGTGATGGCTAGGACACTTTACAAATACCAAATCATGAGCCCGTAGGCCAGCGCAGGAGGAAAAGTGCCTTTTTTATTATCGGCTACATCATATATTCTTAAAACAAACTTGCGGGAGTTGGAGGCTAAAGTGGTGTTTAAAGTCGCTTTCTGTAATGATGCGGAATCAACCTCTGGTAGCATATTATTAGTGTCATATTAGAGACAATCGAGGCATCTAAAAGGAGGACTGTCCAAACCACTTCCTGTTCAACAAACTGGATGTTTACAGTGCAACTTTTTCAGTGACCGTTAAAGCGGTAGCCTAACTAAAAGGCCAACATCCTGAATGACCTAATGCTGTTACTGTGTGTCTGCACACTAACCTGAAGACAGAGGAGCTCCTCTTAAAAAGCAGAAACTGTCATGTTCCACGCACACAGACTAAGTACGCAGGCTTTAATGGTTGTCCTACCTGATAGGCATGCAAGTGACCATTCAGCAGAGGGACGTCATCCATGTCGTCTTTATGTTTGAAAAAATGTGCCAGAGACCACAGGGGTAAAAAATAACAAGCCATCCTAgcccccacccccgccccccacAAAAACACACCGGACTTGTTATTAAGTAAGCATTCTGAGAGGAAGCCACAGCCGAAAAACCAGCGGCAGAGCAAACGGATGGGGTAAGAACACCAGAGCAAATAGGGcttgtgtgcatggtgtgtgtgtgtgtgtgtgtgtgtgtgtgtgtgtgtctaagagtCTCTCTGTTTGGGATGGGAGGGGCCATGGGAGCTTGGAGAGGAACAAGATAACCAGTGACACTATGTCTCTTCGACCACAACAaatacagctctctctctctcactcacacacaaacacacagcatccCTTTGACCATCACGCAACAAGcatgctcgctcgctcgctcactcactggCCGTTCTTCCGTGCCACTAAATGAACTTTAATAACTTGCTGAGAAAGGTTCTTTGAGTGTGAAGTTCAAAAATACCGCATGACACCAATTACACCACTTACTGAGAACTCACTCCGCTAGCCTAAACTTTTAGCATCACCGCTGGTGGCAAAGTGCTGGCGAGCACCCTTCAGGCAAGGACTTTGAAAGCAGATACGGTTCACTTAAAGTGCCAGCAACGTTTTTAAGACGCACATACCAACACGACTTTAAAACCCCCACCTGCCAGTATTCTGCTCTGCACAGGGAAAATGTGGGCGATTGAATGAGCTTGTTACGCTTGGTGTGGACGAGGCCTGCTGCGCTAGCGTGTGGTCATTCGATAAGGCCAAGATGGCTGGTGCAACCGCCTGCGAGCAGGAGGAGCATCTGCTCTATGCGCCGGGGTCTGCGAGATGCCCGGGCGCTCGGCTGAATCTCTGGAATCTAATTCAGAGGCTCAGCTAGCGGCTGTAACACAACGCCAGAAGTATGCGGCGGTGGCAgcaggggggtgggtgggtgggtgggcggAGGCCGGCGCGGAGAGTACGGGTGGAGACCCTCACGCAGTTTTCCATACGCAAGGGCAGGGTGTTAGGGCAGGGGGTGGCATGGCAACTGAAGAAAGAATGAGACCTCTGGGATGTACGATGGGAGTGACGGCTTTGTCTGCGTGGATTTGGACGCGACCGTTGTGTGTCGCGTGGCCTTCGCAGGGGTCTTGCCAGAGTCCGGGGGGGAGGGTGCGTTCCCAATACATGTTTTGAGTACAGTATCAGAACAATCATTCCAGAAagattctctctcctccccccaacAAAGAGAAATATTTAGGAATGTTTCATGAGCAACTATGCTGCAGTGGCCTCATGTCTGTGTTGCTAGATGTGTGTAGAAATGGTATATAGTATTGGGAACGAGCTTAGGTGGAGGCGATTACTGCATACATTTTTTAGTCCAGTCCCTGAAAAGAGGGCTCAGAGGAACACTGGAAATCTTTAAAGTGCAAGCAAGGCCATGCAGAAGTTTGAGAGGGGTCTTGGATTTAAACTCTGTATGCTTTAGGGTTGCTTCTGTTCGTTTCTGAAAGGCTTTTCAAATCACACTTCAGATTATGTCCATTAATTTTGCCATGTAGCGTCTGGCCCCATGATGAGACTTTTACCTAATTCTATAAAGAAAGGGAAAATGGGATacaaccagggtaggaatttcacggcggccacgacagCCATGGCCGTCAGAGCCCTTTATGCGTTTGCCGTggcctttgaaaatcagaggtttacaggccacgtggccttggtgcccccttctttcaatattctgctttaagGCCCTACTAATAGCTTATATAtctttagcctatggcctgtcaaaacaatcttagcattcacagcgcaaattacgcagtggagaaagttagcgcaagaaagaaaggcccaaattcacccattcttctcagttgaactacgcGAAgcagcctactcatcacacagacatcacaagtatcacacgAAAAGAgcttttttctcagcttttaaacgatgtcagccgctaattgctgtgatgaACGGtttgcgag carries:
- the LOC125291610 gene encoding serine/threonine-protein phosphatase 2A regulatory subunit B'' subunit beta-like; the protein is MKELSLRQDPDLRKELALLARGCDFVLPSRFKKRLRAFQQGQADTHTHTHTHTQDVVNSHTGLAFLKEAADFHSRYITTVVQRIFYNVNRSWTGKITCPELCKSSFLQNVALLEEEEDVNQLTEYFSYEHFYVIYCKFWELDTDHDLFIDQKDLARHNDHAISNRMMERIFSGAVTRDRRVHKEGRLTYADFVWFIISEEDKRTETSIEYWFRCMDLDGDGVLSMYELQYFYEEQCQKLETMAIEPLPFQDCLCQMLDLVRPEVEGKITLRDLKRCKMSHIFFDTFFNIDKYLDHEQRDPFSVVRDGETEGQDISDWERYAAEEYDILVAEETANEQYHDGGVFYTYEDVLEPMEQHGSGLQGEKRHFFNIPNPHCNLDLEEYEYEDNFE